The following coding sequences lie in one Streptomyces sp. NBC_00510 genomic window:
- the sufD gene encoding Fe-S cluster assembly protein SufD produces MAETIPAAGATTEGAIQVGQPRDARVSAPASYDVADFPVPNGREEEWRFTPLERLRGLHDGTAVATGGGVKVEVSAPAGVTVETVGRDDARVGKAGKPVDRVAAQAYSSFEKASVISVPKDAVLAEPVRISVHGQGGVAFGHQVVEVGAFAEAVVVIDHTGDAVVAANVEYLIGDGAKLTVVSIQDWDDTAVHVAQHTALVGRDATFKSVVVTFGGDVVRLHPRVVYGAPGGEAELYGLYFTDEGQHQEHRLFIDHDTPHCRSNVAYKGALQGRDAHAVWIGDVLIRAEAEGTDTYELNRNLVLTDGARVDSVPNLEIETGEIVGAGHASATGRFEDEQLFYLMARGIPADEARRLVVRGFFAELIQQIGVADLQERLLEKIDAELEASVV; encoded by the coding sequence ATGGCTGAAACCATCCCGGCCGCCGGTGCCACCACCGAAGGCGCCATCCAGGTCGGCCAGCCCCGGGACGCCCGGGTCAGCGCGCCCGCGTCCTACGACGTGGCCGACTTCCCCGTGCCGAACGGCCGCGAGGAGGAGTGGCGCTTCACCCCGCTGGAGCGGCTGCGCGGTCTGCACGACGGCACCGCCGTCGCGACCGGTGGCGGCGTCAAGGTCGAGGTGAGCGCCCCCGCGGGCGTCACCGTCGAGACCGTCGGCCGGGACGACGCCCGGGTCGGCAAGGCGGGCAAGCCGGTGGACCGGGTCGCCGCCCAGGCCTACAGCTCCTTCGAGAAGGCGTCGGTCATCTCCGTCCCCAAGGACGCGGTGCTCGCCGAGCCGGTGCGGATCTCGGTGCACGGCCAGGGCGGGGTCGCCTTCGGCCACCAGGTCGTCGAGGTCGGCGCCTTCGCCGAGGCGGTCGTGGTCATCGACCACACCGGTGACGCCGTCGTCGCGGCCAACGTCGAGTACCTGATCGGTGACGGCGCCAAGCTGACCGTCGTGTCGATCCAGGACTGGGACGACACCGCCGTGCACGTGGCCCAGCACACCGCGCTGGTCGGCCGCGACGCGACCTTCAAGTCCGTCGTGGTCACCTTCGGCGGCGACGTCGTGCGGCTGCACCCGCGGGTCGTCTACGGCGCCCCGGGCGGCGAGGCCGAGCTCTACGGCCTGTACTTCACCGACGAGGGCCAGCACCAGGAGCACCGCCTCTTCATCGACCATGACACCCCGCACTGCCGGTCCAACGTGGCGTACAAGGGCGCGCTGCAGGGCCGGGACGCGCACGCGGTGTGGATCGGCGACGTGCTCATCCGCGCCGAGGCCGAGGGGACCGACACCTACGAGCTCAACCGCAACCTGGTGCTCACCGACGGCGCCCGGGTCGACTCGGTGCCGAACCTGGAGATCGAGACCGGCGAGATCGTCGGCGCCGGCCACGCCTCGGCGACCGGCCGCTTCGAGGACGAGCAGCTGTTCTACCTGATGGCCCGCGGCATCCCGGCCGACGAGGCCCGCCGGCTGGTCGTCCGCGGCTTCTTCGCCGAGCTGATCCAGCAGATCGGCGTCGCCGACCTGCAGGAGCGCCTGCTGGAGAAGATCGACGCGGAACTGGAGGCGTCCGTCGTATGA
- a CDS encoding non-heme iron oxygenase ferredoxin subunit produces MTAAEGFVRACALSELEEDTPKRVELGGVPVSVVLTEGEVFAINDICSHANVSLSEGEVEDCQIECWLHGSSFDLRTGKPSGLPATRPVPVYPVQIQGDDVLVSVTQES; encoded by the coding sequence ATGACCGCCGCCGAAGGTTTCGTCCGCGCCTGCGCGCTGAGCGAGCTCGAGGAGGACACGCCCAAGCGTGTCGAGCTCGGCGGCGTGCCGGTGTCGGTCGTGCTCACCGAGGGCGAGGTGTTCGCGATCAACGACATCTGCTCGCACGCGAACGTCTCACTGTCCGAGGGCGAGGTGGAGGACTGCCAGATCGAGTGCTGGCTGCACGGCTCCTCCTTCGACCTGCGGACCGGCAAGCCGTCCGGGCTGCCCGCGACGCGGCCCGTCCCCGTATACCCCGTTCAGATCCAAGGGGACGATGTGCTCGTCTCCGTCACCCAGGAGTCCTGA
- the sufC gene encoding Fe-S cluster assembly ATPase SufC yields MATLEIHDLHVSVEAEGGPREILRGVDLTVKQGETHAIMGPNGSGKSTLAYSLAGHPKYTITGGTVTLDGEDVLAMSVDERARAGVFLAMQYPVEVPGVSVSNFLRTSATAIRGEAPKLRTWVKEVKEAMERLHMDPSFAERNVNEGFSGGEKKRHEILQLELLKPRIAILDETDSGLDVDALRIVSEGVNRVRESGEVGTLLITHYTRILRYIKPDYVHVFAAGRIAESGGPELADKLEAEGYEAYVKGGASA; encoded by the coding sequence ATGGCAACGCTTGAGATCCACGACCTGCACGTCTCCGTCGAGGCCGAGGGCGGTCCGCGGGAGATCCTCCGCGGTGTCGACCTGACCGTGAAGCAGGGCGAGACCCACGCCATCATGGGCCCGAACGGCTCCGGCAAGTCGACCCTGGCCTACTCGCTCGCCGGGCACCCGAAGTACACCATCACCGGTGGCACGGTGACCCTGGACGGCGAGGACGTGCTGGCCATGTCCGTCGACGAGCGGGCCCGTGCGGGCGTCTTCCTGGCCATGCAGTACCCGGTCGAGGTCCCCGGCGTCTCCGTCTCCAACTTCCTGCGCACCTCGGCCACCGCCATCCGCGGCGAGGCCCCGAAGCTGCGCACCTGGGTGAAGGAGGTCAAGGAGGCCATGGAGCGCCTGCACATGGATCCCTCCTTCGCCGAGCGCAACGTCAACGAGGGCTTCTCCGGCGGTGAGAAGAAGCGCCACGAGATCCTCCAGCTCGAACTGCTCAAGCCGAGGATCGCGATCCTCGACGAGACCGACTCCGGCCTGGACGTCGACGCGCTGCGCATCGTCTCCGAGGGCGTCAACCGGGTGCGCGAGAGCGGTGAGGTCGGCACCCTGCTGATCACCCACTACACGCGCATCCTGCGTTACATCAAGCCCGACTACGTCCACGTCTTCGCCGCGGGCCGGATCGCCGAGTCCGGCGGC